Proteins from a genomic interval of Hydrogenophaga sp. PAMC20947:
- a CDS encoding AraC family transcriptional regulator: MQTCSPMTSTSKPQPVAAHAQFSSDHNVDGFSGGKYETDGCTLLASSTGRKWSNGLGAELRRHTDLHCQPFLQPVNELAIAISGSATIQRRANGPEQKFVSKEGLACLCPRGVDVRYLHVAQGQLDMLHLYLPLDLYGLLESGEDAVSAGLIYTGGIDDPLVRGIGTAIAEELSREQPSSTSSLMVDSLSTAVAARLVERYARAGSPLAASAAQGSGILDKRRLSRVLEFIDTHAAADVSLDAIATEACLSRYHFIRAFKRSTGVTPLAYVNNVRIDRAKRLLRSTKRTVDDISAMLNFSSASNFTRTFKRTVGLTPSIYRSSAL, from the coding sequence GTGCAAACCTGCAGCCCGATGACATCCACCAGCAAGCCGCAACCGGTTGCTGCGCATGCCCAGTTCTCTTCGGACCACAACGTCGACGGATTCTCCGGAGGAAAATACGAGACCGATGGCTGCACCCTGCTGGCATCCTCCACTGGCCGCAAGTGGAGCAACGGACTGGGCGCAGAGTTGCGTCGCCATACCGATCTGCACTGCCAGCCCTTTCTGCAACCTGTGAACGAGCTGGCGATCGCGATCAGCGGGTCGGCCACCATCCAGCGCCGGGCGAACGGGCCCGAGCAGAAATTCGTCTCCAAAGAAGGCCTTGCCTGTCTTTGTCCTCGGGGTGTCGATGTGCGCTACCTGCACGTGGCGCAAGGTCAACTCGACATGTTGCACCTGTATCTGCCACTTGATCTGTACGGGCTTCTCGAGTCAGGGGAGGACGCCGTCAGCGCTGGCCTCATCTACACCGGCGGCATTGACGATCCGTTGGTGCGTGGCATCGGTACGGCCATCGCTGAAGAACTGTCACGCGAGCAACCAAGCTCAACGTCCAGCCTGATGGTGGACTCGCTGAGCACAGCAGTCGCAGCGCGCCTGGTGGAGCGCTATGCCCGAGCTGGCTCACCTCTGGCTGCGTCAGCAGCGCAAGGTAGCGGCATTCTGGACAAGCGCCGATTGAGCAGGGTGCTCGAGTTCATCGATACGCACGCTGCAGCAGACGTATCACTCGACGCTATTGCCACCGAGGCATGCTTGAGCCGATACCATTTCATTCGGGCATTCAAGCGCTCTACCGGTGTCACACCGTTGGCCTATGTCAATAACGTCCGTATCGATCGTGCAAAACGCCTGCTGCGCAGCACCAAACGAACCGTCGATGACATCTCCGCAATGCTCAACTTTTCGTCGGCATCGAACTTCACGCGTACCTTCAAACGCACCGTCGGCCTCACTCCCAGCATCTACCGCAGCTCGGCTCTATAG
- a CDS encoding alpha/beta hydrolase produces the protein MKSDVQTIRIPHLGGSTIGYRFGKPYDASLPTLVMVNSFITSSALYEPQFNDAALSATANLLAIELYGHGDTRTDVEQFTYWDTAAANLQVLDALGIPSAFVLGTSQGGWICARMALLAPKKIKGIMPLGTSMDHESGQSLELGCWNGYEFLTPSVDEFALPVADDWQLTDDFCDAVLQAGLGDSVTPEQRDFWRATIKRNYAGDEGRRRLRMCAINLRDRDGLYGRLDGIKCPVLWMHGTADAVYSVANAEAGIKKFSNSVDAKLEVVPGGQHFLSASDPSAVNAAAVKFIQTWNT, from the coding sequence ATGAAGAGCGACGTTCAGACCATTCGCATTCCCCACCTAGGTGGCTCCACCATCGGGTATCGGTTCGGAAAACCGTACGATGCTTCTTTGCCGACACTGGTGATGGTGAACTCATTCATCACGTCATCGGCGTTGTACGAGCCTCAATTCAACGATGCAGCGCTCTCAGCCACGGCAAACCTACTGGCCATTGAGTTGTATGGCCACGGTGATACGCGTACCGATGTTGAGCAGTTCACGTATTGGGACACCGCTGCCGCCAACCTCCAGGTACTGGATGCCCTGGGCATTCCGTCGGCCTTTGTATTGGGCACCTCGCAGGGGGGATGGATATGCGCGCGCATGGCTTTGCTTGCCCCGAAAAAAATCAAGGGCATCATGCCGTTGGGCACCTCGATGGACCACGAAAGTGGGCAGAGCCTAGAGCTCGGCTGCTGGAACGGATATGAATTTCTGACGCCTTCGGTTGACGAGTTCGCACTGCCTGTAGCCGACGATTGGCAGCTGACGGACGACTTTTGCGACGCTGTTTTGCAGGCCGGACTAGGCGATAGCGTGACGCCAGAGCAGCGTGACTTCTGGCGCGCGACCATCAAGCGAAACTATGCAGGTGATGAAGGCCGGCGTCGACTTCGCATGTGTGCGATCAATCTCCGAGACCGCGATGGGTTGTACGGTCGGCTCGACGGTATCAAGTGCCCCGTGTTGTGGATGCATGGAACCGCCGATGCCGTGTATTCAGTCGCAAATGCCGAAGCTGGGATCAAGAAATTTTCAAATTCGGTGGATGCAAAGCTGGAAGTGGTGCCAGGAGGGCAGCACTTTCTGAGTGCTTCGGATCCCTCAGCCGTCAATGCAGCCGCAGTGAAGTTTATTCAAACCTGGAATACGTAG
- a CDS encoding PLP-dependent aminotransferase family protein: protein MATRSDDSKVETLTAKLLKAIEQDTLPAGTRMRSVRDAAHKEGLGVNTVVEAYNQLVARGFLESRPGSGFFVRKMPRTWTAAPAPHVTAAVDVVSLLREQLEQHYEVRVGDGRPPPSWMEGSELGRHLRRARAEGLSDIEHGYGTPWGYQPLRETVVRLLSERSIQVHARQILLTQGANHALDLIIRHLLEPGDKVLVDAPGYYPLFGKLKLSKAHMLGVPRLPDGPDLEALHALMKLHRPKVFFTQSLAHNPTGSSISLPKAHKLLRLAAEYDCLVVEDDPFADLLPAAAPRLAALDQLDRVLYVSSFSKTLSAGLRVGYIAGAPERISALCDLKMVTVVSTSDFVERVVHQLISAGQYRRHITRLKARLAEAHGPAVKALERAGVKVHPSDPGGYYLWVDLPKKCDELELVRHAASQGIFLAPGSVFYPDRQGPSPALRVNVAYAGDARFIKFLRSVSKPRDT, encoded by the coding sequence ATGGCCACAAGATCCGATGACAGCAAGGTCGAGACGCTAACCGCGAAGCTGCTAAAAGCCATCGAGCAAGACACCCTCCCCGCAGGCACCCGCATGCGCTCGGTGCGCGACGCGGCTCACAAAGAAGGGCTGGGGGTCAATACGGTGGTGGAGGCCTACAACCAACTGGTGGCCAGAGGGTTCCTCGAGTCTCGTCCGGGTTCGGGCTTCTTCGTCCGGAAAATGCCGAGGACATGGACCGCGGCACCCGCCCCCCATGTGACGGCAGCGGTCGATGTCGTTTCGCTGCTGCGGGAACAATTGGAACAACACTATGAAGTTCGAGTGGGTGACGGACGCCCACCGCCCAGCTGGATGGAGGGCTCAGAGTTGGGTCGCCACCTGCGACGTGCCCGGGCAGAAGGGCTCTCGGACATCGAGCACGGCTACGGAACGCCTTGGGGGTACCAACCCCTGCGCGAGACGGTTGTCCGCCTCCTCAGCGAACGCTCCATTCAGGTTCATGCCCGCCAGATTCTGCTCACCCAAGGCGCCAACCACGCACTCGATCTGATCATCCGTCACTTGCTTGAGCCGGGTGACAAGGTGCTTGTGGATGCGCCTGGTTATTACCCACTGTTTGGAAAACTGAAACTGTCCAAGGCTCACATGCTGGGCGTGCCAAGGTTGCCTGATGGCCCAGACCTCGAGGCGTTGCATGCCTTGATGAAACTCCACCGCCCCAAAGTGTTCTTTACGCAATCCTTGGCACACAATCCGACGGGCAGTTCCATCAGCCTCCCGAAAGCTCACAAGCTCCTGCGCCTTGCAGCTGAATATGACTGCCTGGTGGTGGAAGACGATCCATTTGCAGACCTGCTGCCCGCGGCAGCACCTCGCCTGGCAGCCCTGGATCAGCTGGACAGGGTGCTGTATGTGAGCAGCTTCTCCAAGACCCTCTCGGCAGGTCTGCGCGTGGGCTACATCGCAGGAGCGCCCGAACGCATATCCGCGCTTTGCGACCTCAAGATGGTCACTGTTGTATCCACCTCGGATTTTGTCGAACGAGTCGTTCATCAACTCATATCGGCGGGCCAGTACAGGCGGCACATCACCCGCCTGAAAGCTCGCCTCGCTGAGGCGCATGGCCCTGCGGTAAAGGCACTCGAGCGTGCCGGGGTCAAGGTACACCCAAGTGATCCGGGAGGCTACTACTTATGGGTCGATCTTCCGAAGAAATGCGACGAACTTGAACTCGTCAGGCATGCCGCGAGTCAAGGAATATTCCTGGCACCCGGATCCGTTTTCTATCCAGATCGCCAAGGACCTTCTCCTGCGCTGCGTGTGAACGTGGCCTATGCTGGAGACGCAAGGTTTATCAAGTTTCTGCGGTCTGTTTCAAAACCTCGCGACACTTGA
- the dctP gene encoding TRAP transporter substrate-binding protein DctP codes for MTQSKLARRQILKSALASAAAVGVAAPLAAHAQGATVTWRMQALWDGGTTPQKFEEKFVARVAELTGGRFKINLFSAGQIVPAAQAFDAVRGGAFEMMKTFDGYEAGKIPAFAFTSTIPFGFAESDDYEAWFYEKGGLDLVRQAYAPAGLHYIAPTVYGQEPLHSKVPIRKMADLAGKKGRFVGLASAVMGAMGVSVTPLPTGEVYSALDKGVIDMADRGDLTANFEAGLAEVAKYVIVPGFHQPTTATAYVANKGAFEKLPVEFKAALAVAAREVSSALRQHILVNDASVLAKYEAKGCEVIRFSAADVAAARPKAMAAWRTATKGDALATKILDSQIAFMKELGLLA; via the coding sequence ATGACCCAATCAAAACTGGCACGTCGTCAGATCCTCAAATCCGCCCTTGCATCCGCTGCCGCGGTAGGCGTTGCCGCGCCGCTGGCCGCACATGCCCAAGGTGCCACCGTGACCTGGCGCATGCAGGCGCTGTGGGACGGTGGCACCACCCCCCAGAAATTCGAGGAAAAGTTCGTTGCCCGCGTGGCCGAGCTGACGGGCGGGCGTTTCAAAATCAACCTGTTTTCGGCCGGCCAGATCGTGCCCGCTGCTCAGGCCTTTGACGCGGTTCGTGGTGGCGCCTTCGAAATGATGAAAACCTTTGACGGCTATGAAGCCGGCAAGATTCCTGCCTTCGCGTTCACCAGCACCATCCCATTTGGTTTTGCGGAGAGCGACGACTACGAAGCCTGGTTCTACGAGAAGGGCGGACTGGATCTGGTTCGCCAGGCCTATGCCCCGGCGGGACTGCACTACATCGCACCGACCGTTTACGGTCAAGAGCCGCTGCACTCGAAGGTGCCGATTCGGAAGATGGCCGATCTGGCCGGAAAGAAAGGGCGCTTTGTGGGGTTGGCGTCAGCGGTGATGGGTGCCATGGGCGTTTCGGTTACGCCACTGCCCACCGGGGAGGTGTACTCCGCACTCGACAAGGGCGTGATCGACATGGCCGACAGGGGTGACCTGACCGCCAACTTCGAAGCCGGTCTGGCCGAGGTTGCCAAATACGTGATCGTGCCCGGCTTCCATCAGCCCACCACCGCCACAGCCTACGTCGCCAATAAGGGGGCCTTCGAGAAGTTGCCAGTGGAATTCAAGGCCGCCTTGGCTGTGGCTGCTCGCGAGGTGTCTTCTGCGCTGCGCCAACACATTCTGGTGAACGACGCGAGCGTACTGGCCAAGTACGAAGCCAAGGGATGCGAAGTGATTCGTTTCAGTGCCGCCGACGTTGCCGCCGCACGCCCCAAAGCCATGGCTGCCTGGCGCACCGCGACCAAGGGAGATGCACTGGCGACCAAGATCCTGGACAGCCAGATCGCCTTCATGAAAGAGCTCGGCCTGCTGGCCTGA
- a CDS encoding TRAP transporter small permease subunit translates to MPAWLSVSTSAITTLNRWIFQITVWLMAIVVPVMLYEVVMRYLFDAPTVWGMELAVLLFGPYFLLGGPYLLHLRGHVALDLARQRLSLAWQRRLDLINFPIIVFFCAVLLYFSAPSAFSAWSYRETSFSAWNPPIWPAKLMVPLALALMLLQALVEFVRVLFRAPDTAEQNPTEAAHP, encoded by the coding sequence ATGCCTGCTTGGCTGTCTGTCTCCACGTCGGCCATTACCACGCTCAATCGTTGGATCTTTCAGATCACGGTGTGGCTGATGGCGATCGTGGTTCCCGTGATGTTGTACGAGGTGGTGATGCGCTACCTCTTTGATGCGCCCACCGTTTGGGGCATGGAGCTGGCCGTGTTGCTCTTTGGCCCCTACTTCTTGCTCGGGGGCCCTTACCTCTTGCACTTGCGTGGCCATGTTGCACTGGACCTCGCACGTCAGCGCCTGAGCCTTGCCTGGCAGCGCCGTCTGGATTTGATCAATTTCCCGATCATCGTATTCTTTTGCGCGGTGTTGCTGTACTTCAGCGCCCCTTCTGCATTCAGCGCCTGGTCTTACCGGGAAACCAGCTTTTCTGCCTGGAACCCGCCGATTTGGCCCGCCAAACTCATGGTCCCGTTGGCGTTGGCGCTGATGTTGCTGCAGGCCTTGGTTGAATTCGTTCGCGTGTTGTTCAGGGCCCCTGATACTGCCGAGCAAAATCCCACTGAGGCTGCCCATCCATGA
- a CDS encoding TRAP transporter large permease subunit, whose amino-acid sequence MSANAILLLMFGSLTVFMLTGLPIAFVLGGLSLLFTVTLWEPNAVIVLVLQIYDTMKSEALLAIPLFILMACILQRSGVIEDLYRAMELWFGRIKGGLAIGTVIICVVMAAMTGVVGAAVTAMGILALPEMLKRGYKPQLALGTICASGTLGILIPPSVLTIVYAVTAQISIGQMLIAGLIPGLILASLYIGYIVVVGWLRPEWVPLDPNMQAVPLKAKLLALKALAFPSMLIVMILGSIFFGVATPTESAAVGVAGAMIPALLKRRLNLGMLRASGVDSLKATSMILWITLGAKAYVAIFTGLGGADTLLEFIKGLEVNRWFILGAMMLLLVFLGTVLDELGIILLTVPVFLPIVRLLGFDELWFGVLYAITIQMGYISPPFGYTLFYIKGTLPKHIGMDLVYKGVIPFFILQFVGLLICAAFPDLVTYLPRLMAER is encoded by the coding sequence ATGAGCGCCAATGCCATCTTGCTGCTGATGTTCGGCAGCCTCACAGTGTTCATGCTCACCGGTTTGCCGATCGCCTTCGTCCTTGGCGGACTTTCGCTGCTCTTCACGGTCACGCTCTGGGAGCCCAACGCAGTTATCGTTTTGGTGCTTCAGATTTACGACACCATGAAGTCGGAGGCTTTGCTGGCCATTCCGCTGTTCATCCTGATGGCTTGCATCCTGCAGCGCTCCGGGGTGATCGAAGATCTGTACCGGGCCATGGAGCTCTGGTTTGGGCGAATCAAAGGTGGGTTGGCCATCGGTACCGTCATCATTTGCGTGGTCATGGCTGCCATGACAGGCGTGGTCGGCGCAGCAGTGACTGCCATGGGGATTCTTGCGCTGCCTGAAATGCTCAAGCGAGGTTACAAGCCCCAACTGGCTCTCGGCACCATCTGTGCCTCAGGTACGCTGGGCATTCTGATCCCGCCATCGGTCCTGACCATCGTTTACGCGGTCACGGCGCAGATTTCCATTGGGCAGATGTTGATCGCTGGGTTGATTCCGGGCTTGATCCTGGCCAGTCTCTACATTGGATACATCGTGGTGGTCGGATGGTTGCGGCCCGAATGGGTGCCGCTGGACCCGAACATGCAGGCCGTGCCGCTGAAGGCCAAGCTGCTGGCCCTGAAGGCGTTGGCTTTCCCTTCCATGTTGATCGTGATGATTCTGGGATCGATCTTCTTTGGTGTGGCCACACCCACGGAGTCTGCGGCGGTTGGCGTGGCCGGCGCCATGATCCCGGCCCTGCTCAAACGGCGACTCAACCTGGGCATGTTGCGTGCCAGTGGTGTCGATTCCCTGAAGGCCACGTCGATGATCTTGTGGATCACGCTTGGTGCGAAGGCTTATGTGGCGATATTCACAGGTCTCGGTGGCGCGGACACTTTGCTTGAATTCATCAAGGGTCTGGAAGTCAACCGCTGGTTCATTCTCGGCGCCATGATGCTCTTGCTGGTCTTTCTCGGCACAGTTCTTGACGAGCTCGGCATCATTCTCCTCACCGTACCGGTGTTCTTGCCCATCGTGCGTTTGCTGGGATTTGATGAGCTCTGGTTCGGTGTGCTGTACGCGATCACCATCCAGATGGGCTATATCAGCCCGCCCTTTGGCTACACGTTGTTCTACATCAAGGGCACCTTGCCAAAGCACATCGGCATGGACCTGGTCTACAAGGGCGTGATCCCCTTCTTCATCCTGCAGTTTGTTGGCTTGCTGATCTGCGCTGCCTTCCCCGACCTGGTCACCTACCTGCCGCGCCTGATGGCCGAACGCTGA
- a CDS encoding hydroxymethylglutaryl-CoA reductase, degradative, producing MDTHAPSSRIGGFHKFNVAQRIDSVAKFAQLDDADKALLQNTGNLPAELADHLIENFIGTMNIPVGIATNMKIDGHDRLIPMATEESSVVAAVCNAARQCYDNGGFVTSMSGTEMIAQIQLTQVPDPQHARLKILERKETIREMCDACDPILVKLGGGFRDLEVRVLDTRGGTMVVTHLIVDTRDAMGANAVNTMAERIAPHIAEWTLGKSNLRILSNLADRRLARARCTWRLADIGGAEVRDAMVAAYHFAEADPYRAATHNKGIMNGISAVVMATGNDTRAVEAGAHAYAARSGRYSSLSTWEVSAEGDLVGSIEIPMAVGLVGGATKLHPCAKVALKVLNAKTAEDLARVIAAVGLAQNFSAMKALATTGIQKGHMSLHSQNIAMMAGALGEEIDLVARVLVELGTVRLDVAEEELRRFRSARV from the coding sequence ATGGACACCCATGCTCCGAGCAGCCGCATTGGCGGTTTCCACAAATTCAACGTGGCCCAGCGGATCGATAGCGTTGCAAAGTTTGCGCAACTGGATGACGCTGACAAGGCCTTGTTGCAGAACACCGGCAATCTGCCTGCAGAGCTGGCCGATCACCTCATTGAAAACTTCATCGGCACCATGAACATTCCGGTGGGCATTGCCACCAACATGAAGATTGATGGGCATGACCGCCTGATTCCCATGGCCACTGAAGAGTCTTCCGTGGTGGCTGCTGTGTGCAACGCGGCGCGCCAGTGCTACGACAACGGAGGCTTTGTTACTTCCATGTCGGGTACCGAAATGATTGCGCAAATCCAGCTTACACAGGTTCCTGATCCGCAACATGCTCGCTTGAAGATCCTCGAGCGCAAAGAAACTATTCGAGAAATGTGCGATGCCTGCGACCCGATTTTGGTCAAGCTCGGCGGCGGCTTTCGCGATCTTGAAGTGCGCGTGTTGGATACCCGAGGTGGCACCATGGTGGTCACCCATCTCATTGTCGATACCCGGGACGCGATGGGGGCCAACGCGGTCAACACCATGGCCGAACGCATCGCGCCGCACATTGCCGAATGGACGCTAGGAAAAAGCAACCTGCGCATCTTGTCCAATCTGGCTGACCGGCGTTTGGCCCGTGCTCGCTGTACCTGGCGTTTGGCCGACATCGGTGGCGCCGAAGTGCGCGACGCCATGGTGGCCGCCTACCACTTTGCAGAAGCCGACCCTTACCGTGCGGCGACACACAACAAGGGCATCATGAACGGTATCAGTGCCGTGGTGATGGCCACCGGCAACGACACTCGGGCGGTTGAAGCCGGCGCCCACGCCTATGCCGCTCGCAGTGGTCGCTATTCCAGCCTCTCGACATGGGAGGTGTCGGCTGAAGGAGACCTGGTCGGCTCCATTGAAATCCCCATGGCTGTTGGCCTGGTGGGTGGTGCGACCAAACTTCACCCCTGTGCCAAAGTGGCGCTCAAGGTTCTCAATGCGAAAACGGCAGAGGATCTTGCTCGCGTTATAGCTGCGGTGGGGCTTGCCCAGAACTTCTCGGCGATGAAGGCGCTGGCGACCACCGGTATCCAGAAAGGGCACATGTCGCTACATTCGCAGAACATTGCCATGATGGCAGGAGCTTTAGGGGAAGAAATAGACCTTGTAGCCCGCGTATTGGTTGAGCTCGGGACAGTGCGTCTGGATGTTGCTGAGGAAGAGCTTAGACGGTTCCGATCAGCAAGAGTTTGA
- the phnN gene encoding phosphonate metabolism protein/1,5-bisphosphokinase (PRPP-forming) PhnN, with translation MSQCLIYIIGPSGAGKDSVLHTLRQTWPGAAKAHWARRTITRPAQPGGEQHETVDVATFDRLRAQGAFGLHWEANELRYGVRANELAALDQGRCVFVNGSRGHLPTLLTQWPEATVVHISAPPHVLAQRLAARGREKLPAIAARLQREVSLALPSNHIAIQNDGPLQGAADTLAQRLNLQLRIETASAWVDTSPID, from the coding sequence ATGAGCCAGTGCCTGATCTACATCATCGGCCCCTCAGGCGCGGGCAAAGACAGCGTGCTCCACACCTTGCGACAAACATGGCCGGGCGCCGCCAAAGCGCACTGGGCGCGCCGCACCATCACGCGCCCGGCGCAACCCGGCGGAGAGCAACATGAAACCGTGGACGTGGCGACGTTTGATCGGCTTCGAGCGCAAGGAGCGTTTGGCCTGCATTGGGAAGCCAACGAGCTGCGCTATGGCGTGCGCGCCAACGAGCTTGCAGCGCTGGATCAAGGGCGCTGCGTGTTCGTCAACGGCTCGCGCGGGCATTTGCCCACATTGCTTACCCAGTGGCCCGAAGCCACCGTGGTGCATATCAGCGCTCCGCCCCACGTGCTCGCCCAGCGCCTGGCAGCACGCGGGCGAGAAAAGCTCCCGGCTATCGCAGCGCGGCTCCAGCGCGAAGTCAGCCTGGCGCTCCCCTCGAACCACATCGCCATTCAAAACGACGGTCCCCTACAGGGGGCGGCAGATACTCTAGCCCAGCGATTGAATTTGCAGTTGCGCATTGAAACCGCAAGCGCGTGGGTGGACACATCACCCATTGATTGA
- a CDS encoding DUF1045 domain-containing protein, producing MANSPTDKPHRVAIYAAPDIESPWWAMGSEWLGRCALRHQDQPQPEIKGVDAATQHHLTAEPRRYGWHATLKAPFRLAEGVDLEQLRHAVAALCTTQKAFDLPDLQVVRMGRFLALRPENPSPELDRLAAESVTRLQSLAAPLTSAEKKRRRASGLTPEQDALMLAWGYPWVLDQFRFHFSLTGDLNAAPDETVDRLVSAAAERFNRRPPLRMDCLSIFVEPTPGADFVLWKQTGFPT from the coding sequence ATGGCCAATAGCCCGACCGACAAGCCCCACCGCGTGGCCATTTACGCCGCACCCGATATCGAATCACCCTGGTGGGCCATGGGCAGCGAATGGCTAGGCCGCTGCGCGCTCAGGCACCAAGACCAGCCCCAGCCGGAAATCAAAGGTGTGGACGCGGCCACCCAGCACCACCTCACCGCCGAACCGCGCCGCTATGGCTGGCACGCCACGCTCAAGGCACCCTTTCGTCTGGCCGAAGGCGTGGACCTGGAGCAACTGCGCCATGCGGTTGCGGCCCTGTGCACCACGCAAAAGGCCTTTGATCTGCCCGACTTGCAAGTGGTGCGCATGGGACGGTTTCTCGCCTTGCGCCCGGAGAATCCTTCGCCTGAGTTGGATCGCCTGGCCGCGGAAAGCGTGACCCGATTGCAGTCCCTGGCGGCCCCTTTGACATCCGCAGAAAAGAAGCGCCGCCGCGCCTCCGGGCTCACGCCAGAGCAAGATGCGCTGATGCTCGCCTGGGGCTACCCGTGGGTGTTGGACCAGTTTCGTTTTCATTTTTCGCTGACGGGCGATCTGAATGCCGCGCCTGATGAAACTGTGGATCGCCTGGTGAGCGCGGCTGCCGAGCGCTTCAACCGCCGGCCTCCCTTGCGAATGGACTGCCTGTCCATTTTTGTGGAACCCACCCCCGGCGCCGACTTCGTGCTCTGGAAACAAACCGGATTTCCCACATGA